The following nucleotide sequence is from Streptomyces bathyalis.
CTGGGCGGTCGTGGGCATGGCCGCCTCCTACGGCCTCGCCTACGTCGTCGGCGTGGGGATCGCGTGGCGGCGCCTGCGTCTGCGGCTGGGCGGTGACCTGGACACGGCGCACGTGCTGCGTACGTACATCAGGCTCGCCGGCGCCGCAGTGCCCGCCACCGCCGCCGCGGGTGCCGCCGTCTACGGCGTCACCGTGGCTCTCGGCAGCGGAACGCTCGGTTCGCTGGCCTCCCTGATCGCCGGAGGGATCGCATTGGCCGTGGTTTTCGTCCTAGCCGCGAAGAGGATGCGGATCGAGGAAATGACGGCCATGGTCGGTATGGTGCGTGCCCGTCTCGGGCGCTGACCGTACAACCATCCGCGGCCACTGCGTGTCGTGCATAGCGGCGGACTGTGGGCACAATTGTCGAGCCGTTTCACAGAGTGGCTGCAATGAACTGGGGAGGCAGGAACGACGGTGGCGGAACGGAGCACAGCTGCCGTCGGCGTGGCTGAGAACAACGGTGACGAGCAAACACTCGCCACCAGGGCGGACAAGGCCAGCGTCGACAGCGCTACGGACGGAAAGAGCGGCAGCGACCGGCCCCCGGAGGACACCAGACAGGACGGCGACAGCGCCGGCAGCGGGAGCACGGGCCCAGACTCCGCCGTGCCCGCAGAAACGCAGCCGCAGGCCCACTCGCAGGACCAGCAGCCGGGCACCGACGAGAGCGCCGGTGACGGCCCGGAAGCCGTCTCCCCCGGCACCACGGAGACGCCCGCGCCCCCGGAGCTGCACAGCGGCCACAAGCTCGCACGGCGGTACCGTCTGGAGGAGTGCGTCACCCGTCTGGACGGATTCAGCAGCTGGCGTGCCGTCGACGAGAAGCTGCGCCGCGCTGTCGGGGTTCACGTCCTTCCCTCGGGCCACCCTCGTGCCCGTACGGTGCTGTCCGCCGCCCGCTCCTCGGCCCTTCTCGGCGACCCGCGCTTCGTGCAGGTCCTCGACGCCGTGGAGGACCACGATCTCGTCTACATCGTCCACGAGTGGCTTCCTGACGCGACTCCCCTCAGCGACATCCTCGCCACCGGCGCCATGGAGCCCCATGACGCCCAGCAGCTCGTCATCCAGCTCTCCCAGGCGATGGCCGCCGCGCACCGCGAGGGTCTCGCCCATCTGCGGCTGACGCCGGGCACGGTTCTGCGCACCGGCTCCGGGCAGTACCGCATCCGCGGGCTGGCCGTGAGCGCCGCGCTGCGCGGCATCACCAGCGACTCCCCGCAGCGCGCCGACACCGAGGGCGTCGGAGCCGTGCTCTATGCGGCGCTGACCCAGCGCTGGCCGTACGAGGAGGACGCGTACGGGCTCACCGGCGTCGGCTCGCTCGCCAAGCGCACCCTCGTCGCGCCGGACCAGGTGCGTGCGGGCGTGCACCGGGGGCTCTCCCAGCTGGCGATGCGGGCCCTCGTCAACGACGGAGCCACCGCATCCAGTCAGGAGCAGCCCTGCGCCACTCCGGAGGAGCTGGCCAAGGCCGCCTCCGCGCTGCCGCGGATCCCTCCGCCGGAGACCGGCTTCGGCTCACCGCGTCCGTACCAGCGCAGCGGCTTCCAGCAGGGCGCGTACGGACAGGGCGCCCACGCCCGCCCGGCCGCCGGCAGGGGCGGTCCCGCAGCACCCGCCGAGTCCGCGGCACCACCAGCCCTCCCGGGCCGTACGGGCAAGATCCTCAAATGGGGAGTCTCCGCGCTGCTGATCGCCGCGCTCGG
It contains:
- a CDS encoding protein kinase family protein produces the protein MAERSTAAVGVAENNGDEQTLATRADKASVDSATDGKSGSDRPPEDTRQDGDSAGSGSTGPDSAVPAETQPQAHSQDQQPGTDESAGDGPEAVSPGTTETPAPPELHSGHKLARRYRLEECVTRLDGFSSWRAVDEKLRRAVGVHVLPSGHPRARTVLSAARSSALLGDPRFVQVLDAVEDHDLVYIVHEWLPDATPLSDILATGAMEPHDAQQLVIQLSQAMAAAHREGLAHLRLTPGTVLRTGSGQYRIRGLAVSAALRGITSDSPQRADTEGVGAVLYAALTQRWPYEEDAYGLTGVGSLAKRTLVAPDQVRAGVHRGLSQLAMRALVNDGATASSQEQPCATPEELAKAASALPRIPPPETGFGSPRPYQRSGFQQGAYGQGAHARPAAGRGGPAAPAESAAPPALPGRTGKILKWGVSALLIAALGLGSWQVADTLLKGDNSQGQGTGATQGNDESGASGKSVKIVDAKDFDPPPGGNGSENPAKVPDAYDGAPNTYWLTQKYYGRPDFGNLKPGTGIVLDLGKPQQVSSVKVDFMGATEAHFLAAPRGTTSMPASLAGFSKVSSGTGEHLNLKAKKPIRTQYVLVWLTKLPLSDDGNYRGRITEIQVSS